A portion of the Streptomyces sp. YPW6 genome contains these proteins:
- a CDS encoding S41 family peptidase, translated as MSDDVAYLRFPHLHQDLLCFAAEDDLWVAPLAAPGHRPGRAWRVTVDRTRVSHPRFSPDGTAIAYTTWRTLDPEIHLAPVDGGPARRLTYWGSTDARVCGWSPDPGEACQILAVSSHNQPFSYFSWAYSVPTDGSPGGRLPWGPVSDIAVADIDGERRTLLLTGTPPHEPAAWKRYRGGATGRLWLHGERLLPDIDGHLANPMFVGRRIAFLSDHEGVGNLYSCRADGTDLRRHTDHDAFYARNASSDGHRVIYQCAGELWLAEDLESPGATPRKLEVRLGGPRTGRRVHQVPAASNVDSLSVDETGRASAVTVRGSLYWLTHRDGPARTIADTPGVRVRLPEMLGSGGQVAYVTDADGPDAVEIAYLPRASGDRPPRRLASGLLGRVQEMVADPDGQRLAIASNDGRLLLLDTGEGEAEPPSSAVQPASGTAEPPSSPAEPAGTAPEPPPAAPKPPSGSTRADLHAATGAAAPDSAVPVDEHPGLTELIRSVNGPVRDLAFSPDGDWLTWSHPGVGRSLRQIKLARISGPGAPAIVDVTNGRFEDENPVFTEDGRYLAFLSWRGFDPVYDVHTGDLSFPLGCRPYLVPLSSATPSPFALSPDGRPAAGGLDPVDVPDGGTGEGSTVMVEFEGLESRVTPFPVSASKYSALAPVSGGGLVWLRWPISGALGETFANPADMSGRPTLEHFSIAKARRTELVDHLDWFAVSGDSSRLVVMDDGDLRAVPATEPGDGDSTVYLDLRRILHEVDPGAEWRQAYGEAGRIIRDYFWEPDMCGIDWDGVLDQYRPLVERVASPDEFADLLREVLGELGTSHAYVSPARRNEGPPHYQRAIGLLGANLVCRDGAWTVQRILPGESSDSKARSPLAGTGIREGAVLTHVDGRPVDPVAGPYPLLTAAGGTTVELTFSPAGGGPSRRVAIMPLVDERPLRYQDWVAKRRDVVRELSGGKCGYLHIPDLGGSGWAQFNRDLRLEVARPALIVDVRGNAGGHISELVVEKLTRTILGWDLTRDAQAVSYASNAPRGPVVALADEATSSDGDMITAAFRLLKLGPVVGQRTWGGVVGMTGRHRLGDGTSITVPMNAAWFDTYGWSVENHGVEPDVEALRTPLDWAEGRYAVLDDAVRLALDLLAAHPAATPPSYDTVPDLRRPPLPPR; from the coding sequence GTGAGTGACGACGTCGCGTATCTCCGTTTCCCGCACCTCCACCAGGACTTGCTGTGCTTCGCGGCCGAGGACGACCTGTGGGTCGCCCCCCTCGCCGCGCCGGGGCACCGGCCCGGACGCGCCTGGCGGGTGACCGTCGACCGGACCCGGGTCAGCCACCCCCGCTTCTCGCCCGACGGCACCGCCATCGCCTACACGACCTGGCGGACCCTGGACCCCGAGATCCACCTCGCCCCGGTGGACGGCGGCCCGGCGCGCCGGCTCACCTACTGGGGTTCGACGGACGCCCGGGTCTGCGGCTGGAGCCCCGACCCGGGCGAGGCCTGCCAGATCCTCGCCGTCTCCTCGCACAACCAGCCGTTCTCCTACTTCTCCTGGGCCTACAGCGTCCCCACCGACGGCAGCCCCGGAGGCAGACTTCCCTGGGGCCCGGTCTCCGACATCGCCGTCGCCGACATCGACGGCGAGCGCCGCACCCTGCTGCTCACCGGCACTCCCCCGCACGAACCCGCCGCCTGGAAGCGCTACCGGGGCGGGGCCACGGGCCGCCTGTGGCTGCACGGCGAGCGGCTGCTCCCGGACATCGACGGGCACCTCGCCAACCCGATGTTCGTCGGCCGCCGCATCGCGTTCCTCTCCGACCACGAGGGCGTCGGCAACCTGTACTCCTGCCGGGCGGACGGCACCGACCTGCGCCGCCACACCGACCACGACGCCTTCTACGCCCGCAACGCCTCCAGCGACGGGCACCGGGTGATCTACCAGTGCGCGGGCGAGCTGTGGCTGGCCGAGGACCTGGAATCGCCCGGGGCCACCCCGCGCAAGCTGGAGGTGCGCCTCGGGGGCCCGCGCACCGGCCGGCGCGTCCACCAGGTGCCCGCCGCCAGCAACGTCGACTCGCTCTCCGTCGACGAGACCGGCCGGGCCAGTGCCGTCACCGTACGCGGCAGCCTCTACTGGCTCACCCACCGCGACGGCCCCGCCCGCACCATCGCCGACACCCCGGGCGTGCGCGTGCGGCTGCCGGAGATGCTCGGCAGCGGCGGACAGGTCGCCTACGTCACCGACGCGGACGGACCCGACGCGGTCGAGATCGCCTATCTGCCGCGCGCCAGCGGCGACCGCCCGCCGCGCAGACTGGCCTCCGGGCTGCTGGGCCGGGTCCAGGAGATGGTCGCCGACCCGGACGGGCAGCGTCTGGCCATCGCCTCGAACGACGGCCGCCTGCTGCTCCTGGACACGGGCGAGGGAGAGGCGGAGCCGCCCTCCAGCGCAGTGCAGCCCGCCTCAGGCACTGCGGAGCCCCCCTCAAGCCCGGCGGAGCCCGCCGGGACCGCGCCGGAGCCCCCTCCGGCAGCGCCGAAGCCCCCCAGCGGCTCGACCCGCGCCGACCTGCACGCGGCCACCGGCGCGGCGGCCCCGGACAGCGCCGTTCCGGTCGACGAGCACCCCGGGCTCACCGAGCTGATCCGCTCGGTCAACGGCCCGGTACGCGACCTGGCCTTCTCCCCCGACGGCGACTGGCTCACCTGGTCGCACCCGGGCGTCGGCCGCTCGCTGCGGCAGATCAAGCTGGCCCGGATCTCCGGCCCCGGCGCCCCGGCGATCGTGGACGTCACCAACGGCCGCTTCGAGGACGAGAACCCGGTCTTCACCGAGGACGGCCGCTATCTCGCGTTCCTGTCCTGGCGCGGCTTCGACCCGGTGTACGACGTGCACACCGGCGACCTGTCCTTCCCGCTCGGCTGCCGCCCCTATCTGGTCCCGCTCTCCTCCGCGACCCCGTCCCCCTTCGCGCTCTCCCCGGACGGCCGCCCGGCGGCGGGCGGCCTGGACCCGGTGGACGTGCCGGACGGGGGTACGGGCGAGGGGTCCACGGTGATGGTGGAGTTCGAGGGGCTGGAGAGCCGGGTGACGCCGTTCCCGGTCTCCGCGTCCAAGTACTCGGCGCTCGCCCCGGTGAGCGGGGGCGGTCTGGTGTGGCTGCGCTGGCCGATCTCCGGGGCGCTGGGCGAGACGTTCGCGAACCCGGCCGACATGTCGGGGCGGCCCACCCTGGAGCACTTCAGCATCGCGAAGGCCCGCAGGACCGAACTGGTCGACCACCTGGACTGGTTCGCGGTCAGCGGCGACTCCTCGCGGCTGGTGGTGATGGACGACGGCGACCTGCGCGCCGTCCCCGCAACCGAGCCCGGCGACGGCGACTCCACGGTCTACCTCGACCTGCGCCGCATCCTGCACGAGGTCGACCCGGGGGCGGAGTGGCGGCAGGCGTACGGGGAAGCGGGCCGGATCATCCGGGACTACTTCTGGGAACCGGACATGTGCGGCATCGACTGGGACGGGGTGCTGGACCAGTACCGCCCCCTGGTCGAACGGGTCGCCTCTCCGGACGAGTTCGCGGACCTGCTGCGCGAGGTGCTGGGCGAGCTGGGGACCTCGCACGCGTACGTCTCCCCCGCCCGCCGCAACGAGGGCCCGCCGCACTACCAGCGGGCGATCGGCCTGCTGGGCGCCAACCTGGTCTGCCGGGACGGGGCGTGGACGGTCCAGCGCATCCTCCCCGGCGAGTCCTCGGACTCCAAGGCGCGTTCACCGCTGGCCGGTACGGGGATCAGGGAGGGCGCGGTCCTCACCCATGTCGACGGCCGGCCGGTGGACCCGGTGGCGGGCCCGTACCCGCTGCTGACGGCGGCGGGCGGCACGACGGTGGAACTGACCTTCTCCCCGGCGGGCGGCGGCCCCTCCCGCCGGGTGGCGATCATGCCGCTGGTCGACGAACGCCCGCTGCGCTACCAGGACTGGGTCGCCAAACGCCGTGACGTGGTACGGGAGTTGAGCGGCGGAAAGTGCGGCTATCTGCACATCCCGGACCTGGGCGGCTCGGGCTGGGCCCAGTTCAACCGGGACCTGCGCCTGGAGGTGGCCCGGCCCGCGCTCATCGTGGACGTACGGGGCAACGCCGGCGGCCACATCAGCGAGCTCGTCGTGGAGAAGCTCACCCGCACGATCCTCGGCTGGGACCTGACCCGTGACGCGCAGGCGGTCAGCTACGCCTCCAACGCTCCGCGCGGCCCGGTCGTCGCCCTGGCCGACGAGGCCACGTCCTCGGACGGCGACATGATCACCGCGGCGTTCCGGCTGCTGAAGCTCGGCCCCGTGGTGGGCCAGCGCACCTGGGGCGGCGTGGTCGGCATGACCGGCCGCCACCGGCTGGGGGACGGCACGTCGATCACGGTCCCGATGAACGCCGCCTGGTTCGACACGTACGGCTGGTCGGTGGAGAACCACGGGGTGGAGCCGGACGTGGAGGCACTGCGCACCCCGCTGGACTGGGCGGAGGGGCGGTACGCGGTCCTGGACGACGCGGTCCGCCTGGCGCTGGACCTGCTGGCGGCCCACCCGGCGGCGACGCCGCCCTCGTACGACACGGTCCCGGACCTGCGCAGGCCGCCGCTGCCGCCGAGGTGA
- a CDS encoding TetR/AcrR family transcriptional regulator, with the protein MARTRLTPEREGELYEAVLDLLREVGYDALTMDAVAARTRSSKATLYRQWGSKPELVVKALRHNKPGSLSDIDTGSLRGDFHAALSRTDDCQMEKDAALMRGLSHAVHENPELLQALRDLLIEPEMTGLDQLLQRAVDRGELRPDNPALKYIPHMLVGALAARQLIEDRPLDQAFLTDYVDSVILPALGV; encoded by the coding sequence ATGGCACGCACCAGGCTGACCCCCGAGCGTGAGGGCGAGCTGTACGAGGCCGTCCTCGATCTGCTCCGCGAGGTCGGTTACGACGCCCTGACCATGGACGCCGTCGCCGCCCGCACCCGTTCGAGCAAGGCCACTCTCTACCGCCAGTGGGGCTCCAAGCCCGAGCTGGTCGTGAAGGCGCTGCGGCACAACAAGCCCGGGAGCCTTTCGGACATCGACACCGGTTCGCTGCGCGGTGACTTCCATGCCGCGCTGAGCCGGACCGACGACTGCCAGATGGAGAAGGACGCCGCGCTGATGCGGGGTCTGAGCCATGCCGTCCACGAGAACCCCGAGCTGCTCCAGGCCCTGCGCGACCTGCTGATCGAACCGGAGATGACCGGCCTCGACCAGCTGCTGCAACGGGCGGTGGACCGGGGCGAGCTGCGTCCGGACAATCCGGCGCTGAAGTACATCCCGCACATGCTGGTCGGCGCGCTGGCCGCCCGGCAGCTGATCGAGGACCGCCCGCTCGACCAGGCGTTCCTCACCGATTACGTGGACTCCGTGATTCTCCCCGCTCTCGGCGTCTGA
- a CDS encoding MMPL family transporter — MATFLYKLGRLTFRRRGFVALIWLALLAVAVIGAATASTATSSSFSIPGTEAQRAFDLLEERNPGNSADGATARVVFKAPEGEKVTDAENKREITGIVKKLESGSEQVASVADPFQQKAVSQDGSTAYISVSYQVNSMELTDGTRDALEDVGKDAQKSGMKVEIGGDALQVMPHTGAAEIIGVIIAAIVLVITFGSLVAAGLPLLTALIGVGIGVSTITALANVLDLGTTTSTLAMMIGLAVGIDYALFIVSRYRAELAEGREREEAAGRAVGTAGSAVVFAGLTVVIALVGLAVVNIPMLTKMGFAAAGTVAIAVVIALTLVPALLGFAGKRVMGRKARKAAEAEKSPEAKPNMGTRWARFVLRRPVWVMLVGVLGLGIVAVPAASLEMGLPDDGAQPKSTTQRQAYDMLSDGFGPGFNGPLMVVVDTKDSSDGKAAAERVSEEIESVGVAAVTPAQFNKAGDTAMITVIPKDRPSSHATEEVVHDIRDAGEAIKADTGAEVLVTGATAMNIDFSQKMNDALLPYLALVVGLAFLLLMLVFRSILVPLKAALGFLLSVVAALGAVVAVFQWGWLGSLFGVEQTGPIMSMMPIFMVGVVFGLAMDYEVFLVTRMREAYVHGETPGQAIVTGFKHGARVVTAAAVIMMAVFAGFIGSSEQMIKMIGFSLAIAVLFDAFVVRMAIVPAVLALLGRKAWWLPRWLDRALPNVDVEGEKLHQQLADEPGSAGSGDGGEGERELVRV; from the coding sequence GTGGCCACTTTCCTCTACAAGCTCGGACGGCTCACCTTCCGCCGCCGCGGCTTCGTCGCCCTGATCTGGCTGGCGTTGCTGGCGGTGGCCGTCATCGGTGCGGCCACCGCGTCCACCGCCACCTCCAGTTCCTTCTCGATCCCCGGTACGGAGGCGCAGCGCGCCTTCGACCTGCTGGAAGAGCGCAACCCCGGAAACAGCGCCGACGGCGCGACCGCCCGGGTCGTCTTCAAGGCGCCCGAGGGCGAGAAGGTGACCGACGCCGAGAACAAGCGCGAGATCACCGGCATCGTCAAGAAGCTGGAGTCCGGATCGGAGCAGGTCGCTTCGGTCGCCGACCCGTTCCAGCAGAAGGCGGTGAGCCAGGACGGTTCGACCGCGTACATCTCGGTCTCCTACCAGGTCAACTCCATGGAGCTGACCGACGGGACCCGGGACGCCCTGGAGGACGTGGGCAAGGACGCGCAGAAGAGCGGCATGAAGGTGGAGATCGGCGGTGACGCCCTCCAGGTCATGCCGCACACCGGGGCCGCGGAGATCATCGGTGTCATCATCGCCGCGATCGTCCTCGTCATCACCTTCGGGTCGCTGGTCGCCGCCGGGCTGCCGCTGCTGACCGCACTCATCGGGGTCGGCATCGGGGTCTCGACGATCACCGCGCTGGCCAACGTGCTGGATCTCGGCACGACCACCTCGACCCTCGCCATGATGATCGGCCTCGCGGTCGGCATCGACTACGCCCTGTTCATCGTCTCCCGCTACCGCGCCGAACTGGCCGAGGGCCGGGAGCGCGAGGAAGCCGCCGGGCGCGCGGTCGGCACCGCCGGGTCCGCCGTCGTCTTCGCCGGGCTCACCGTGGTCATCGCTCTGGTGGGCCTCGCCGTCGTCAACATCCCGATGCTGACGAAGATGGGCTTCGCCGCCGCCGGAACGGTCGCGATCGCCGTCGTCATCGCCCTCACCCTCGTCCCGGCCCTGCTGGGCTTCGCGGGGAAGCGGGTCATGGGCCGCAAGGCCCGTAAGGCCGCCGAGGCGGAGAAGAGCCCCGAGGCCAAGCCGAACATGGGCACCCGCTGGGCGCGGTTCGTGCTGCGCAGGCCGGTCTGGGTCATGCTCGTCGGCGTCCTCGGCCTCGGCATCGTCGCCGTACCGGCCGCCTCGCTGGAGATGGGTCTGCCCGACGACGGCGCCCAGCCGAAGTCGACCACGCAGCGCCAGGCGTACGACATGCTCTCGGACGGCTTCGGCCCCGGGTTCAACGGTCCGCTGATGGTCGTCGTCGACACGAAGGACAGCTCCGACGGCAAGGCCGCCGCCGAGCGGGTCTCCGAGGAGATCGAGTCCGTCGGCGTCGCCGCCGTCACCCCGGCCCAGTTCAACAAGGCCGGCGACACCGCGATGATCACGGTCATCCCGAAGGACCGGCCCTCCTCCCACGCCACGGAGGAGGTCGTCCACGACATCCGTGACGCGGGCGAGGCCATCAAGGCCGACACCGGCGCCGAGGTCCTGGTCACGGGCGCCACCGCGATGAACATCGACTTCTCGCAGAAGATGAACGACGCGCTGCTGCCCTACCTGGCGCTCGTCGTCGGCCTCGCCTTCCTGCTGCTGATGCTGGTCTTCCGCTCGATCCTCGTCCCGCTGAAGGCGGCCCTGGGCTTCCTGCTGTCGGTGGTCGCGGCCCTCGGCGCGGTCGTCGCGGTCTTCCAGTGGGGCTGGCTCGGCTCGCTCTTCGGCGTCGAGCAGACCGGCCCGATCATGAGCATGATGCCGATCTTCATGGTCGGTGTGGTCTTCGGTCTCGCGATGGACTACGAGGTCTTCCTCGTCACCCGGATGCGCGAGGCGTACGTCCACGGCGAGACCCCGGGCCAGGCCATCGTGACCGGCTTCAAGCACGGCGCACGGGTGGTCACGGCCGCCGCGGTGATCATGATGGCGGTCTTCGCCGGCTTCATCGGCTCCAGCGAGCAGATGATCAAGATGATCGGCTTCTCGCTCGCCATCGCCGTCCTCTTCGACGCCTTCGTGGTGCGCATGGCCATCGTGCCCGCCGTCCTGGCCCTGCTCGGCCGGAAGGCCTGGTGGCTGCCGCGCTGGCTGGACCGGGCGCTGCCCAACGTGGACGTGGAGGGCGAGAAGCTGCACCAGCAGCTGGCGGACGAGCCCGGTTCCGCGGGCTCCGGTGACGGTGGCGAGGGTGAGCGGGAGCTCGTCCGCGTCTGA
- a CDS encoding SsgA family sporulation/cell division regulator: protein MSPVIEEHARARLITDGPLTRPVPVDLRYDPADERRTVHIGLPDGTDWSFGRDLLERGLRTPIERGAVRVWPCGRTQLIVELHSTDGVEVFQFEIRTLMRFLARTRAQTPAAAADADREPRPPSRTTRTPRSEPPSRTPRSDRGAGQEGAPSRPAAEDARPALG from the coding sequence ATGTCCCCTGTGATCGAAGAACACGCACGCGCCCGGCTCATCACCGACGGCCCCCTCACCCGCCCGGTCCCCGTCGACCTGCGCTACGACCCGGCCGATGAGCGGCGCACCGTCCACATCGGGCTGCCCGACGGCACCGACTGGTCGTTCGGCCGCGACCTCCTGGAGCGCGGCCTCCGCACGCCGATCGAGCGCGGCGCCGTCCGCGTCTGGCCGTGCGGGCGGACGCAGCTGATCGTGGAGCTGCATTCGACGGACGGGGTCGAGGTGTTCCAGTTCGAGATCCGGACCCTGATGCGCTTCCTCGCCCGCACCCGGGCGCAGACACCGGCGGCGGCAGCGGACGCGGACCGCGAACCCCGGCCGCCGTCCCGCACGACGCGCACGCCCCGCTCCGAGCCGCCGTCCCGCACGCCCCGCTCCGACCGGGGCGCCGGGCAGGAGGGCGCGCCCAGCCGGCCCGCGGCCGAGGACGCGCGCCCGGCACTCGGCTGA
- a CDS encoding energy-coupling factor ABC transporter permease has protein sequence MHVPDGFIDAPVSVAAGAFAVGAVAVSLRGARRELNERTAPLAGLVAAFVFAVQMLNFPVAAGTSGHLMGGALAAILVGPWTAVLCLSVVLLLQGIFFADGGLTALGVNITVMGVVTVIVAYGVFRLLTGLLPRTRRSATASAFAAALVSVPAAAAAFTLLYWTGGTTDIPIGKVFTAMVGVHVLIGIGEGVITALTVGAVLAVRPDLVHGVRGGLAAPLKLRVDGELVDAPAATRDPEPAAPHRSARGFLVTGLVSAFLLAGFVSFYASADPDGLERVAADQGFDEKAEEHGAADSPLADYGVGDIANARLSGGLAGVIGVSATVVVGTGVFWVIRRREDERNDTPRDRSRDNESV, from the coding sequence ATGCATGTACCCGATGGATTCATCGACGCACCCGTCTCCGTCGCCGCCGGAGCGTTCGCGGTCGGCGCGGTCGCCGTCAGCCTGCGCGGCGCACGCCGCGAACTGAACGAGCGCACCGCCCCGCTCGCCGGCCTCGTGGCCGCCTTCGTCTTCGCCGTGCAGATGCTCAACTTCCCGGTGGCCGCCGGCACCAGCGGCCACCTGATGGGAGGGGCGCTCGCCGCGATCCTTGTCGGCCCCTGGACCGCCGTGCTGTGCCTGTCCGTGGTGCTCCTGCTCCAGGGCATCTTCTTCGCCGACGGCGGGCTCACCGCGCTCGGTGTGAACATCACCGTCATGGGCGTGGTCACCGTCATCGTCGCGTACGGGGTGTTCCGCCTGCTCACCGGTCTCCTGCCGCGCACCCGCCGGTCCGCGACCGCCTCGGCGTTCGCCGCCGCGCTCGTCTCCGTACCGGCGGCGGCCGCCGCGTTCACGCTGCTCTACTGGACCGGCGGCACCACCGACATCCCGATCGGCAAGGTCTTCACGGCCATGGTCGGTGTCCACGTCCTCATCGGCATCGGCGAAGGCGTCATCACCGCCCTGACGGTCGGTGCGGTCCTGGCCGTACGCCCCGACCTCGTCCACGGCGTCCGGGGCGGCCTCGCCGCCCCGCTGAAGCTCCGGGTCGACGGTGAACTGGTCGACGCGCCCGCCGCCACCCGCGACCCCGAGCCCGCCGCCCCGCACCGGTCCGCCCGTGGCTTCCTCGTCACCGGGCTGGTCTCGGCGTTCCTGCTGGCCGGGTTCGTCTCCTTCTACGCCTCCGCCGACCCGGACGGCCTGGAGCGGGTCGCCGCCGACCAGGGATTCGACGAGAAGGCGGAGGAGCACGGGGCCGCCGACTCCCCGCTCGCCGACTACGGCGTCGGCGACATCGCGAACGCCCGGCTCTCCGGCGGCCTCGCCGGGGTGATCGGCGTCAGCGCCACCGTCGTCGTGGGCACCGGGGTGTTCTGGGTGATCCGCCGCCGCGAGGACGAGCGGAACGACACACCGCGCGACCGGTCGCGCGACAACGAGAGCGTCTGA
- the cbiQ gene encoding cobalt ECF transporter T component CbiQ, with product MGAGHAHKLYRHGHSPVHGLPPHCKLVAVFCFVLVVVCTPREAMWAFGLYAALLAAVAAVARIPAGFLLKRLVVEVPFVVFALLMPFVVPGEQTSVLGVSVSVPGLWGAWNVLAKATLGVAASVLLASTTELRAVLLGLQRLRLPPLLVQIASFMIRYGDVVTDEMRRMAIARRSRGFEARGVRQWRVLAASAGALFIRSYERGERVHLAMVSRGYTGTMPVIDEVTADRAQWAYAATLPVLALAVCLLGWTL from the coding sequence ATGGGTGCGGGCCACGCCCACAAGCTCTACCGGCACGGGCACTCGCCGGTCCACGGCCTGCCCCCGCACTGCAAGCTCGTCGCGGTCTTCTGCTTCGTGCTCGTGGTCGTCTGTACCCCGCGCGAGGCGATGTGGGCCTTCGGACTGTACGCGGCGCTGCTGGCCGCGGTCGCCGCCGTCGCCCGGATCCCGGCCGGCTTCCTGCTGAAACGGCTCGTCGTCGAGGTGCCGTTCGTCGTGTTCGCCCTGCTCATGCCGTTCGTGGTGCCAGGCGAGCAGACGAGCGTCCTCGGAGTCTCCGTCAGCGTCCCCGGCCTCTGGGGCGCGTGGAACGTGCTGGCCAAGGCCACCCTCGGCGTCGCCGCCTCGGTGCTCCTCGCCTCCACCACCGAACTGCGCGCCGTCCTGCTCGGCCTCCAGCGCCTGCGGCTGCCGCCGCTGCTCGTGCAGATCGCCTCCTTCATGATCCGGTACGGGGACGTCGTGACCGACGAGATGCGGCGCATGGCCATCGCCCGCCGCTCCCGGGGCTTCGAGGCGCGCGGCGTTCGCCAGTGGCGGGTGCTCGCCGCTTCGGCGGGGGCCCTGTTCATCCGCTCCTACGAACGCGGCGAACGCGTCCACCTCGCCATGGTGAGCCGGGGGTACACGGGCACGATGCCGGTGATCGACGAGGTGACGGCGGACCGGGCCCAATGGGCGTACGCGGCGACGCTCCCCGTCCTCGCGCTCGCCGTCTGTCTGCTGGGATGGACCCTGTGA
- a CDS encoding energy-coupling factor ABC transporter ATP-binding protein, with amino-acid sequence MDPVTPAMEDAAPPTPPTAPSLDVSGLAYAYPDGHQALFGVNLTVGRGERVALLGPNGAGKTTLVLHLNGILEAGSGTVRVAGLPVAKRNLAEIRRRVGIVFQDPDDQLFMPTVREDVAFGPASAGVRGPELEERVLRALKQVGMEEYAARPPHHLSFGQRRRVAVATVLAMDPEILVLDEPSSNLDPASRRELADILRSLDVTVLMVTHDLPYALELCPRAVVLSEGVIAADGRTQDLLRDEELMRSHRLELPFGFDPGAVDVPAP; translated from the coding sequence ATGGACCCTGTGACCCCTGCCATGGAAGACGCCGCGCCGCCCACCCCGCCGACCGCCCCGTCGCTCGACGTCAGCGGCCTCGCCTACGCCTACCCCGACGGCCACCAGGCCCTCTTCGGGGTGAACCTGACCGTCGGACGCGGCGAGCGCGTCGCGCTGCTCGGCCCCAACGGCGCCGGCAAGACCACGCTCGTCCTGCATCTCAACGGCATCCTGGAAGCGGGCTCCGGCACGGTCCGCGTCGCGGGCCTCCCGGTGGCCAAGCGGAATCTGGCCGAGATCCGCCGCCGGGTCGGCATCGTGTTCCAGGACCCGGACGACCAGCTGTTCATGCCCACCGTCCGCGAGGACGTCGCCTTCGGGCCCGCCTCCGCCGGAGTGCGCGGACCGGAGCTGGAGGAACGCGTGCTGCGGGCGCTGAAGCAGGTCGGCATGGAGGAGTACGCGGCCCGCCCGCCGCACCACCTCTCCTTCGGGCAGCGCCGCCGCGTCGCCGTGGCCACCGTCCTGGCGATGGACCCGGAGATCCTCGTCCTGGACGAACCCTCGTCCAACCTGGACCCGGCCTCCCGGCGCGAACTGGCCGACATCCTCCGCTCCTTGGACGTCACGGTGCTGATGGTCACCCACGATCTGCCGTACGCCCTGGAGCTCTGCCCGCGCGCGGTCGTCCTCAGCGAGGGCGTCATCGCCGCCGACGGCCGTACGCAGGACCTCCTGCGCGACGAGGAGCTGATGCGCTCCCACCGGCTGGAGCTGCCCTTCGGCTTCGACCCGGGAGCCGTCGACGTTCCAGCGCCGTGA
- a CDS encoding serine hydrolase domain-containing protein, whose translation MDVRGTVAPGYEPVADAFVRNFEQRGERGAAVAVYRDGRKVVDLWAGTRDVDGSEPWAVDTVQIVRSAGKGIAAAVPLLLHQRGQVDLDAPVSTYWPEFKASGKERVLVRDLLAHRAGVPALDRPLTPAEAADGAMGPAAVAAQRPQWEPGTDHGYHAQTYSWLIGELVRRATGRTIGRWIAEEIARPLGLDFWFGLPADEAHRIGRIGPVEPPAAAAASGALRVRPKRSVVEAYRDPESLTRRAFGAIDPFPDENDPAYRAAELPASGGIATARGLARCYAAMIGPVDGHRLFAPATLTLARTEESAGPDRVLVVNTRFGLGYMLHGPASPLLGPGSFGHPGRGGSLGFADPESGVALGYVTNGLQKGVTADPRAQALVRAVRSAL comes from the coding sequence GTGGACGTACGGGGCACGGTGGCCCCCGGCTACGAACCGGTCGCGGACGCCTTCGTCCGCAACTTCGAGCAGCGCGGCGAGCGCGGCGCGGCCGTCGCCGTCTACCGCGACGGCCGCAAGGTCGTCGACCTCTGGGCCGGTACGAGAGACGTCGACGGCAGCGAACCGTGGGCCGTCGACACCGTCCAGATCGTCCGCTCCGCCGGCAAGGGCATCGCCGCCGCCGTCCCGCTGCTGCTCCACCAGCGCGGGCAGGTGGACCTGGACGCCCCGGTCTCCACCTACTGGCCGGAGTTCAAGGCGAGCGGCAAGGAACGCGTCCTCGTCCGCGACCTCCTCGCCCACCGCGCAGGGGTCCCGGCCCTGGACCGCCCCCTCACCCCGGCCGAGGCCGCCGACGGGGCCATGGGCCCGGCGGCCGTGGCGGCGCAGCGCCCGCAGTGGGAGCCCGGCACCGACCACGGCTACCACGCCCAGACCTACAGCTGGCTGATCGGCGAACTGGTCCGCCGCGCCACCGGGCGCACCATCGGCCGCTGGATCGCCGAGGAGATCGCCCGCCCGCTCGGCCTCGACTTCTGGTTCGGGCTCCCCGCCGACGAGGCCCACCGCATCGGCCGCATCGGCCCCGTGGAGCCCCCGGCCGCGGCCGCCGCGTCGGGGGCCCTGCGGGTCCGCCCCAAGCGCTCCGTCGTCGAGGCCTACCGCGACCCGGAGTCGCTCACCCGGCGGGCGTTCGGCGCGATCGACCCCTTTCCCGACGAGAACGACCCCGCCTACCGCGCGGCCGAACTCCCCGCGTCGGGCGGCATCGCGACCGCCCGGGGCCTGGCCCGCTGCTACGCCGCGATGATCGGCCCGGTCGACGGCCACCGCCTGTTCGCCCCCGCCACGCTCACCCTGGCCCGCACGGAGGAGTCGGCCGGCCCGGACCGGGTCCTGGTCGTCAACACCCGTTTCGGGCTCGGCTACATGCTGCACGGCCCGGCCTCCCCGCTGCTGGGCCCCGGTTCCTTCGGCCACCCGGGGCGCGGCGGATCCCTGGGCTTCGCCGACCCCGAATCCGGCGTCGCGCTCGGCTATGTCACCAACGGCCTCCAGAAGGGAGTCACCGCCGACCCCCGTGCCCAGGCCTTGGTCAGGGCAGTACGGTCGGCGCTATGA